From the Elaeis guineensis isolate ETL-2024a chromosome 16, EG11, whole genome shotgun sequence genome, the window agaatTTGTGATATTACTTTTcgatgggattacaatgtgattgtgactcaatgctatcttcttagaaaactgtttaaccaagatgaagcagtgggaggaacgttaagctctaagagagtgtctctgaagagcagggagccttgagaccttaagaacatattaattaTGAATCAGTAGATGTGtattcctcttccacctcatacacatagtaaGATCTTCAACCCTCTCGAAGGTACTTaaatatgcttaacagaggatgtagagaaaatcgtttctcatgggagatagaaaatatagagatgatcccagaacctacaacgagacgatgtgagacatcgactccaagaaaggatgtgaaatagcttttcctgagtagagatcttttgaaaatttttatatggaatagcttatggatttcacttcttatgataggtgatcacaaagaccacaatatccttggagttggaatattcatttcaataatatgatcaaattatttgatcagatatgagaaattatggatttcaaaaggatcagtgggagtgttcaatactgacatcggttaaaaaatagttgaatatagatttcttcatgaaagacataaagtaagtatcttaaagatctatagagatagatgcaattggatgctttgtattttcacagataaagtacagagatcagATGCTGAAAGCGTTTAGCATAGAAATTTCGAAGAGGAGTCTGCTACCCTCTCGAGCATAGTCGTATGTCATAAAGTATTTGAACTGATTATACCGTgattgtcataagtagatatcagttgtatccagactgtgAGCGTtgaattgctgtgaaaatattcttaagctcttaagaagaactgaggacatgttcaaagaaagatcaaaattaggagtgggaggatacaccaattcagactttatatctgatattgatggtagaatatctacatcatggatgtgttccTATATCGATATCTTAGAAGAattttaaataatcgatcaatagaTGCTGAGTacattgtagatgtgtaggatatattctgattgtaatgttagttgcagaattagttgtcatactatcagataccgtgacactatactgcaaagacaatggcaccatagctaagaagcctaggtctcaccagatatccacgaacatagaacagcagaacatacaactacctcgagtagaaatatatagagatgaagagagcaaactccacatgtgatgtggatgacccactggtaagtcacatggctagcctaagactatagcctatcttgtgaagatagggcttggtacatgacagattgattttagtgcaagtgaaaaattgttggatgtatgctctagaagtcaatcttgactgacatatttcatatctctaggacatgattttatacttattaggcagttatattaccattcatgtctatgtgttcatgaatcatccaagagattaacaagatgatgacacatattctcaaagagttaagaatttgaggtatatgtcattgatggttgattcctaaattactcctgatcataggatcatcatgaagatggtgattgatccggatagatcagtgcatggatcactttcttcggacagatggatctcaagtctgcagtatagagacactggagcgagagtgcaggtggttgtcagagaacaactagcattgagcgtgaccaacatgagaagtcatatggatgtctgctcactcgttagtgactttctcgatactcctgctgtatgattgatcttttgatctgaaatgatactactgctcgcagtgaagctgctggagtttAACTGACATATCAACATGGACTCAAAAaattcttgtagtggatgttaacgacagttgatccactataagaatggggtgtgcatcaagatgggatctatcgatcctagtagaagggtgtagttctatgaaatttaagaggctaagtccttaagtctatgaccatagcagtgtgattgatagaaaagagttttcatagaatcacatatggacttaagctgattaaatctatcatatgactgatgttgaggtttgacgatttatccatgatctgtcatttagtcggaactcatgatagagggactgaatcatacattaactacacttagaggttcatttcaattctactgagttgtcactgtatactgctaggtgtcactagtggattgtgagagctcactaggattgttctggatcgacaatccttattgagttagagtagaattattctgacctattaaaaagagtttcaatgatacgatgatagagatcattgtatgtctcactatcagatagaattgaacttatgagatcacacaacaaagggattagacctggaataagtaattgagcttatgaagtgtcaattgggtttagagaaatccattgagttcatggtaaccttgctagcacatggttggacccaattcctctttctattagaattacttatttgataagttaattctaacttaattacctgctaacaaccctcatgaataagattcatgagacttcaattattgggtgtctaaggctatggatcacataaattaagggtgcaaatcccttatgaatctccttgatagttattatggggcaccaccttgatttgatcaatttgggcatgtccattgattagagggccttttgttttcatatgggatatctcttggatgtgttttggggtatctaattatggatgcaagggctccaattgttagcgcctaatgggcttcctaatataagttggataacttaagttaataggaatcctaatgcaaataggacttatattatgagattgaaggatttaatctttatgtctatttaaaaagacctcccctaaggtcctctgagcatccaaaccagcagcccctcatacccaaaggctctcctcacaccctctcttcctccccttttctcttctcttgggcgttctacacgcccTTCTCTTAGGACGCACGTCCCAAGGTATTTCATACCCAAAGGTgtttggatgcctctttcttactggtttctagcatttggtagcagcacatagcaaagaaaaactctagagaagaggagaagaagaagatcaagaagaaaaatcaagtgttgatcgcgatccaagcttcgttcagattcagtaggctgaattttggagattcaaaattcaaattatagaaggccgttccaggctgatcccaagtagatactcatagaggtcggacacttgtgcggctagcagagagtctcttctctttcagatctagttttgaagaaagggattgcgaaacaggtatgtgatttgatcacaatctaaatttcagcatatatcaatttcagcatataaaatagatcgtGTGATTTTATGTTTTTATATATGCAAaactaagattaaaattattttaatcttattctccgctgcgttatttagaaaataaaatttttgaaacacatatacatGCTTCAAACTCCAAAATCCTACAATTTCTCATCCTCAATGTCTTAAAATCACTGGGAGGAGGAAAATCCAAGTGTTTGCACAAGGATAATGCATATATGATTGAGTGATAGAGAACTTTCAAAGAAATTTATTCAGCATGGCCATAATTCAATTTGTTAACAAAAGAACCAAAAATTGTGGCTATCTAAAAAAAAAGGAATTCACTGTTAGCTCATGATCATATGCTCAACTTTGTAAGTATCCGCTTGGATCCTATCTAACCAAGCTGAAACTCTTGTCACGTAAAAGAAAAAGCCTCAGATCTAGCTTTCTCGATGACATAATCATGATTGCATGCTCATTGGCCAAAGCAAAAGCGAAAAAGTTAGAAAGGGATCAATCCCAAATGTCATCTAGAACCTAGAACCATTTTCTAGTTTCCAATGTGCTTTATTTATTGACAAATGCCCCATGTCCGATTCAAACAAAAGATACTTAATTTCTAAATTCAATAGAAAAATTTGCATTATAACTGGTTTCACTTGAGAAAATTTATCAAGTTTCTATAACAACAAGGCAATTAGTCAAGTTCTTGGAACTACTGTTCTCACTTGAGAAAATTTAATAcaattttttgttttgcttttaaCTTTATAAATGTAATTTCTTGAAAGTGTTGATTTGGATGGCCTTATGATCTATAGCTTTTGTTGCTCATTGCTAACTTTGGAATTGCTGTTGTATTTGGATATGGTAAGATTGAGAAAAGAAATTCTCTGGCATTATTCTATTTTCACTTTAAACTTGATGTTCTTGACTTTATTTTTTATCTGAATTGCTCTTTTTAGTTGCTGATCGCTCTCTTTCTTggataagatggacaaaatagcATAGCTTTCTTTTGTCTTTATTGAGTGTATTGTTAGTTGCTCAATCTTTAATCGTTTATCTTGATCTACAGATGTATGTTCTATCTTGGAGCATTTTGGAGTATCTTATTGTCGATTCTTTTACTCAATAGAGGGCTCAAAGAAAACCATCCAAGTTGATGTTGATTGCAATTTTGGACTGCTAGATCTCCatcttggatctctctttagtTTGCTCTTCTTtcacattataggatgatgatgaaGATTCTTCACAGCATTGTGAGGATTATGTGATTTCTTTTGTTGTTGTTTGTTTTGCTTTCTGATATACCTTCTGAGTCTTATTTAGTTTTGATATCTATTCCTTAAGtaagttttttttctttcatactgGAAGTGATTGTCCTgtcacttaaaattttatatacattTTATTTCTCTAGTTTACTTCATTGTACATTTGgctttttattaaataagtaGGATGACTAATGGTTTCATATCATTAGTCTTCATATTTCTCAAAAAATAGTTTCTGAAACTGCCCTAGAGAAAtattttaataccatgtaattatATGATATGTTTAAACTATATATGATTACTattctttcttttaaaaaaaaattcataaaattagtagtagttttctttttttggtatttGTGAAGCTCTATTGTTTTGCTGTTGTACTTCTATTTACTTAATGAAATGGATTAGAgtatttgtatgatatttttcttgaaaatactTTATATATTTCTATCTGCAAATAAATTTGGActctaaactttaaatttttaattatccatATTAATTTAATCATGGCTATTTTTATATCGACAGGCCAGTTAGTTCATTTCAGCCACCAATTGATCCATATTATTTGGAATCCAGCCAAATCATTCATAAGATTTCAAACAAAATAAGAGCGAATCCAAAAATAAGTTCGCAATGGAGTTCACCTTTCATTTTCCTTGGTCATATCTTATTCAAATTAAAGGGtgactcctttagatttcttctAAATTTCACTGCAGAGGACAAGACTCTTGAACAAAATGTTTGACTTTGTACAATAGTGGATCTACCCAACCCGCACGCTTTTCATGAATGTTCTAAAAAAAAGCATCCAACAGAACGCAAGTGGCTTTTCCTGACCTAATCTCAGAGCTTATCTACAGATTAAACATTCCAATTCTGCTTGAGTTTAAACCAATAAAAGCTTCGTAGTCAAGATAACATCATTGACCCTTCAATGGTATTACCACTTCAAAACCAGCAGGACCAGTAAACCACTACCGTTCAAGGCTTAGGTACTTGCACCTTGGAATTTCTTGGCAAGCAGCAAATTGGCCGTTCTTCAGGTTCTAACGTCTTCAGTTCACACATATGCACCAGTGTTTCACCACTCACAAAAAGCCTGCAATCAGTGGATGCAAGTATATTAACAAGGTATTTTGTCCCTTGCATAAATTTCTCTAAGGCTGCATGGACAAGAATTACAAGTAATACTAGGTCTAACTTCTTGTGTTGCAATGCTTGTTGAGTATAAGCTTGGCAAGTAGAACCATGTCAGAAACTGATTCTCTAGATCAGTGGAGAAGCACCATATATATTTTTCAGCCAATGTAACCCTTAAATCTGACAAACAGTGTGCCAAGTGAAAAGCATgctgatcatatatatatatatatgtgtcctTTTCATTTTGGAACTTAGGCATTTAATCTATCAATTCATGGTCGCTTACATGAGAAAGACAGGCCATGATACATTCATGTATTAATTGCTTCCAATGGAAAAGAATCCACCTAAGAATGCTCATGTGgtgtttttcccctttttttctcTCCAGAAAAATGGAGGGAGGACCCCCACAAGCTTTTGTTAGAGAGAAAGAATGGTCTTGTGGatattgaaacaatttgaatGTGGCTCCTGTGACTTGCTTACGTGGTGCTCATGGATTCAATAATTTCTTatcaatagtttttttttttttttttttccagaaaaCAAGAATTATCGAGTCTTCATAAATAACAAAATTTTGACACAAATTTGGCTAGTTTGACACATGGCACTTGTCCAATGCAAACATTGGGTCTGCGGTGTGCAAGCCCTGCACCAAGATAAATTTTTCACATCACAGAGTAGAGTATCTGTAACCATCATGTGAACAGCAACTCTATCACACTACACAACGGTGGGAGCAGAAAGGGAAGGCAGCTCATAGCAGAAGCCCTTGTGATTTATTAAAAAGAAGAACTAGTAGCCAAAACAAATAGGAACTAGTAGCAGATGGTATTAAATTGTCGTGGTGGATGAATTATTAAGAGATGCTTACCGCCTCCATGTGACAATGTCAAAGCTGAAACACATACTCCTCCTTGTTTATGGTCTTCTCACGCAAAGTACACCATTGTGCTGCACCGCCAAAACGTCCACTTAACTGACATCCAGGCCTTTGATCAAGTCATTAAAAATCTAAGTTTCCCTTCTCATGCTATTAAAGTAGATGAGATGAAGTTACTTCACTGATTTGCTCTCCAAttgttcctctctctctccagccaggGAATATTTATCTCACAAACTTGTGACTTTAGATTATAGTAGGCGTATTTGCTCAGAAAGCAAGAGATTCATACTTGGCACACGCTGAATGTTCAGGCGTCACATGGTGTATTGGTCAAAAGCAAGTGATCAAGCTTCAAAGGACACGAAAGAGCTTCCTTTAATTTCCATACTGATAAATGATAGGCTCGCCTGCATATATTCATGAGATGGCTTGCAGTGCTGGCTGCTAATAGATGGTGACATGCAAGAGCTAAGGCTAAACACTAACATGTAACTGTTTCATGGCATTTATTGATCTTAGTGACACATTGATGTGTTAGGCATGGTAAATTGGACCTCCCATTTCAAGGAGATAAGCATATAGTTGTGTATATAGATACAAGTGTGTGCATGTTGATGGGCAGTAACCTATTTGCCTCCTTTCTCATAACCTCTCCTTccttttggcatttaatgtgaaGAAAGTCGGCTTGCAAACAAAACAAACACACCAGAAGGAAACCGGCCTGATCCAAGACCTTTTCCTTGGTGGTGGAGAAACCAAGCTGAGCCAACTCTAACCTCCCCATCTCATTATTAATTCTTTAGGCTGCCACTTTGCCATAAATAAAACAAAGAAAACGGCAAATAATAAAAAGAGGAGGAAGGAAAAGCCTTTGAACTGATCACTCCCTTCTCATGAACACAATAACACCTTTTCTTCATTCTTCTTTACATAACATCATCACCATCCATCTCCATAGGAGAACAACTAAGGTGTAAAGAATCCAAAGAATCAATGGTAAATGGTAAAAGATATAATCAACATGACCCCCTCCGGGCTTCAAATAATAACAGTTAGAAATAAGACAGCTTTGATTTCAATGCCCGCTTAATAATGGCAATCCACCAAGGCCGACGCCGAGATGACGAGCGGCTGTTTGCTCTCAAATGCTAAGGCCATGGCTGACGGTGATTTCGGAACTTCTTCACGGTCGTCATCAGATGGTGCTGGGAGGTTGAGATCCAATGAGAGAACGTTCCTTTGCTTCTTCGCCTCCGAGGGTTCCTGGATGCTCACCTGTCGGTGCCGCCTCATGTGGCCTCCTAATGCTTGCCCTGAGGAGAATTCCGAACCACATATCGAGCACTCATGGATCCTGGGCTTGTTATTGCTGATACTACTGCTGTTGGTGTTGGTGGTAGCCATAATTGACTTCGAGATCAATGAATTCATGCTTACTTGGAGGCTATCTTCATCGATCACTGCTTTCTTTGCTTCGTTTCCGGTCATCGGGATCGCTAGCTTGGGCTTCTTATGGCTTGCTCGATGGCCGCCGAGAGCTTGGAATGAAGGGAAGCATTTGTTGCAGGTCTTGCACTCGTAGACATAGAATCCAGCCTTGCCGTCGGTCGTCGTGGTGGCCTCGGCTAGCCTACTACGGCTGGTGAACTTGTCGGCCACACCGTTGGTACTGGCTGGGCCGGCACCTTCTTCTCTCGGTGATTCGGGCTTCGGGACGGTATCAAGGGAGCGACCTTGGGCGAGGAGGATGAGGCAATTGGCCatgtcctcctcctcctcggtgGTGGTCCCGGAGATCTCAGCTGAGGAGGTCGAGGAGGTGGGGGCGGTGGCAACCGCTGGGGCCGGCGCTAGGTGGAGCCTCTGGCGCTTGGTTCGCTTTCCTTTCACGACGGCATGGGTGCAGTCGCTGTTGCTGTTGGTGCTGTTGTCGGAGACCATGGCTTCCTCTGGAGTTACCATTGCTCTCCTCTCCTTAAAGAGCaggttaaccaaaaaaaaaaaaaaggggaacaaagaaaggaaggaaagggaGGTGGGGGAATTGGAAACAAGAGAGGAAGCAAGAGAGAGTGGTGAGGAATTGAAGGGGGTTTATagaggtagagagagagagagagagagagagagagagagagagagagagaggaagggaggtgAATAAGAAGAGGAAGGGCGTTTATATTTAGAATGGATGAATTGGATTGGAGTTTTGGGAGTCAAAACTGAGGAAAGCCGCCCCTTTGGCTTCGCTGAATGAGTCGGCCAGCCTTCCGTTTCCAAGCTCTGCACCAACTCACATTAAATATAGGCAGCAAAAGAAACGCAGGAGGGGAGGAGGGGAAGGAATAAGGACATTTGGAATTAGGTGGAAATTGGAGAGGCTTGGAGTGAAGGGAGGGGAGTGGGGAGCTATGGATGGAGAAAAGGCCCCCCTATTTTTGAGTAGTGTACACTTGACACTTTTGTTAACAAGGATAGGCTGgccaatcaaaaaaattataaaacaaaaataaaactcATCAATATTACAACCAAGTGGACCACGATAAAAGCATGCTACCTCCCTCACaagtcctcaaaaaaaaaaaaaaaaaagaatgtaatGAGAGAGAAAAATGTGTGAGTAATAATGTGacatgagagagagaaagattcggTTGGCTTTGAAGCAAGCCCATTCCTTTTGGGCGACGATTCTTGCTGATAGGATTGGACTGCAAGCCTGGAACCACGTAAAATGCGCTCCTCCGGCCCCTTTAAATTTTCATCTCTTTATTAGTTTTTAGTTATTTTAGGTAGCCTTTTACATGCTATTTTTAATCGAAAGCTTGCTTGTTCCCAACTACTAGAGACCCGGTATCAGTTCACCCTCTCTAACCCGCTAGTACTAAAGATAGTGGGGACTGGCAGTAGTGGTGATGGTGCGAGCAATGGCCGGCCACATATCTCGCCAATTAAAGACACctatcctctctttctctctcttcgtcTCCATCCTTTTCTCCACTATAACTGACGTTGAATTAATCACTCTTCCAATTCTTTTCCGGTGTGTAGTGTAAATAAGTGATAACGTAGTTGGATGATGTTTTCTTCCTAAATATATTAAGGTTGGACATTGAATCAAATGGCTCGCAGCAATTGACATGGTTTAATTAAATGTGATGGGAGGGTGTGTAGATTTGTAGCCAGAGGAGTGTTGTAATTTGTGGGGGACAAGTCAACGATGGTGGGGGGAATGAGTCGGTTAAGGGAGGGCAGATTCTTGGCGTAACGAACTGCTGTTTGGGTTGGTTGTGTGAGGCACGAAAGTGTAGAGCCagccagctctctctctctcttatgttATTAGGTGGTGGTGCAAGCAAGGCATCAGTTGGTGGGAGATGGCTTCCTCTGTTCCTTTCCCCACTCTTCTCCACTAATTAATCCAATCTATGCTTCTTTTATTATACATTAATTAATTCGACAATAAGATACATCTCCTGGAACTTACTGAACCTAGCCAATATTAGAATAGTTAGGTGGTGTTTCGTGTTCCTGCGGAGATGGATAGCTTGATGTACCCTGCTGATGCCAACTAGACCAAACCAAGTTAGGTATACAAAGAACGATTTAGGTAGATGCAGAGTTTCTGGAATTTAGAAACAAAGAAAGAATTAGCTGAAATGTTGAAGAAGAATTTTGAGTAAACTGAAAAGTATAGAATATAAAATTGTACAGTCTCAATATTGATTTGTTTATTCAAGTAAAATTGAGCATAGAAAAGGTGATGACAATGATAGCAATACTAGCATGACCAATGACAACAGATAAAAATAATTTGTAAGACAGGCTATAGATGTCATGTAAGTTGTAAATTCGGTTGGAATCTAATGGTTTGTGTTCCATTTCCATCTGAACTTCGAGAAGGTATTTCTCCAGCTTGACATAGATGTTTCTTCTATCATATTTATGAATATCTAATAACTATtggtctatttgaattcaaagaaTTAATCAGCTACTGGATTTGTTCAATTTAGACCTGTCCATAGAACAAAATAACTTGACCCCTTTTTTCCCATTTGGACAAGATAATCTTCAATTCTGAAGCAATATGAGTGGAGGCAATCTCCTATAGAAATGTTTGGCACCACTTCTCACGTTAGACAGAGGGATTTCAGTGGCTCAAGCAACGTCTCCACACACTTCCACCGTTAGCAAAGACAGATTCGTCAAATCGTGCGCCAGGAGAAGAGAAAACAATAGGAAAGTTCCACCAAACCATAGCTGCGAAGTTACTTAATGCCTTCGGATCAAGAAAGCCGGCTTCCTTTGTTTCTAGTATTATTATTGCCTGTGGAGTACTGGGGGGAGTCGGTACCCTCCCATCCTATTTAGCTATTTTTTAGGAGGTTAGCTTTGTAGATGGGCAACCACTCCACCCCTTGATTGGAGGGTTAAATCGTATTTCTTAGGTTCCTTGGGTTGGGACAATTTTTAGGAATCATTTACCACATTTGGTTGGTGAATATAAATTTTACCTTATTTCTTAGGGTTTATTTGGTGGGGCAATTTCTCAGGGTTCATTTGGTTGAGGTAATttctatttgaaaaaatttttgtagcacaatataaattttatcatattctgTTGGTGAAAAAATTGTTGTGAAAGATAATATTGAAAAAAGATTATTATGTTTGATTGCAAATaatcttatataaaaatattatcaagTTTTCAATAATatctttaaataaataatttgagtaat encodes:
- the LOC105059071 gene encoding zinc finger protein ZAT5 gives rise to the protein MVTPEEAMVSDNSTNSNSDCTHAVVKGKRTKRQRLHLAPAPAVATAPTSSTSSAEISGTTTEEEEDMANCLILLAQGRSLDTVPKPESPREEGAGPASTNGVADKFTSRSRLAEATTTTDGKAGFYVYECKTCNKCFPSFQALGGHRASHKKPKLAIPMTGNEAKKAVIDEDSLQVSMNSLISKSIMATTNTNSSSISNNKPRIHECSICGSEFSSGQALGGHMRRHRQVSIQEPSEAKKQRNVLSLDLNLPAPSDDDREEVPKSPSAMALAFESKQPLVISASALVDCHY